From Chiloscyllium punctatum isolate Juve2018m chromosome 36, sChiPun1.3, whole genome shotgun sequence, the proteins below share one genomic window:
- the LOC140461051 gene encoding uncharacterized protein, giving the protein MRFCVADASVMEKSEESRSVEKPWKCGDCGKGFCVPSALETHRSHTRERPFSCPDCGKGFTQASALRTHQRVHTGERPFPCPECGKAFSNSFNLQTHKRLHTGERPFSCSECKKAFRHSSDLLTHWRVHTGEQPFTCPKCGKGFSQVSNLWKHQRLHTGEKPFSCPECRKAFSNSTTLLTHQQIHIGERPFPCTECGKAFSNSSILLRHQRVHTGEWPFSCPECRKGFSDSSNLRTHQRIHTGEKPFGCTECGKAFTRSSHLRRHQRVHLPSQGD; this is encoded by the coding sequence ATGCGTTTCTGTGTGGCTGACGCTTCGGTCATGGAGAAATCTGAGGAATCCCGCTCTGTggagaaaccatggaagtgtggTGACTGCGGGAAAGGCTTCTGTGTCCCATCTGCTCTGGAGACTCATCGCAGTCACACcagagagaggcccttcagctgccctgactgtgggaagggctttacgcAGGCCTCTGCCCTGCGGACTCACCAGCGGGTCCATacaggggagaggccgttcccatgtcctgagtgcgggaaggccttcagcaattccttcaACCTCCAGACCCACAAGCGACTCCACACTGGTGAGAGGCCGTTTTCTTGCTCCGAGTGCAAGAAGGCATTCAGAcattcctctgacctgctgacccactggcgggtccacacaggggagcaGCCTTTCACCtgccccaagtgcgggaaggGATTTAGTCAGGTGAGCAACTTGTGGAAGCACCAGCGtctccacactggggagaagcccttcagctgcccagagtgcaggaaggccttcagcaattccaccactctgctgacccaccagcagaTCCAtatcggggagaggccattcccctgcaccgagtgcgggaaggccttcagcaattcctccatcctgctgagacaccagaggGTTCACACAGGGGAgtggcccttcagctgccctgagtgcaggaagggGTTCAGCGATTCCTCCAATCTCAggacccaccagcggatccacactggggagaagccctTCGGCTgcacagagtgtgggaaggccttcacccgctcctcccacctgcggaggcaccaaCGAGTTCACCTGCCATCACAGGGTGATTGA